The DNA segment GGTAGGGATCTTCGGATGCCAACAGGTCATGGATGGCATCCTTTCCCTGCGGAGTCTCGGGAGGATCGGTGTTTTCCCAGCCGTCATGGCGCAGCCATGCCGCTACTCCGGAGTGCAATCCCGCCGGGACGCACTCACCGCCCGTCCGCAAGCCGCTCCGCGAGCATCTCCGGCAGGCCGGCGGCGAGGATTTTCTCCTGCGTCTTCTTGATGTCATACTCCACCCTGCGGAAGACGACCAGGTTGTGGTCGATGTCGTAGATGGCGTAGCAGGCGCGCCAGTCTCCGTCGCGCGGCTGGCCGACGGAGCCGACGTTGATGAAGTACTTCGAGTTCGGCTCGATGGCGATGGACTCGGCGGGGACCTCGTGGACCTTGTCCGACTTCACGTAGACCCGCGGGACATGGGTGTGGCCGTGGAAGCAGAGCTGGGTGAACTGGTAGGAAAAGTTCGACATGGCGTCGAACCGGTTGGTCACGTAGTTCCAGTTCGCCGGTTGGTCGAGGGTGGCGTGGACGATGGTGAAGTCCGCGACCTGGCGGACCATGCGCAGGCGGCGCAGCCACTGGCGTTGTTCTTCGGAAAGCTGGGCGCGTGTCCATTCCAGCGCGGCGGCGGCCACCGGGTTCATGCTTTCCAGGGAATGTTCCCCGGAGGCGTCCTCATCGTGGTTGCCCTTGATGACCGGGCAGTTCATCTCCTTCACGATCTCCAGGCAGGCCGCCGGGTCCGCATTGTAGCCGACGATGTCCCCCATGCAGACATAGTCGGTGGTGCCTTGGGCGCGTGCGTCCTCGAGAACGGCTTCGAGAGCCTCCAGGTTGGCGTGAATGTCACCGAATATCGCGATCCGCATTGGGGTGGAGATAGGACTGATAGGGAATTGGACGCAAATTTTGGCGGAAGCGGGGACGGTGTCGAGGCGAAACCTCACGGGGCGCGTCCGTCAGGAAGGGGGAAGGGGCAGGTTGGGTTTGATCCCCATCACCTGAGGATACTTTTTTCCGGAGGGATGGCCAGATGTTCTTCGAGGGCCTTCAGCACCAGGGCCAAGCCGTCCACCGGGAAGTTCTGGCGTCGGTCCTCCCACAGGAATGACAGTGCGCGGTAGGCATGCCGGTCATCGTTGAAAAGCGTCCTGCTCAGGGAATAGCCGTCCTGGGCGGGGTTGGCGTGCATGCGGAGGACGAACAGGAGGGAGAGTACGGTGGGCGTGCGGTTGGTGCGGGACTCCGCCAGCTTTTCCCCCAGCGCCAGCGCCTCCGCCTCCCGGCCGGGCACGCGGGCCAGGTTGTAGAACCGGTTCCGCCGCGTGTGGGCGGGACCGCCGTGTTCGCTGGCGGCATGGTAGGCATCCGCGGCGGCCTGGTAGAGTTCCGGCGGAGTGGAACCGCCGGGACCGGTGAAGGCCGGCATCTTGTTGGCGTCCGAAAGCAGCAGGCCCAGTTCCGCGTTCAGGGTCCAGGAATCCGGGTTGTTGCGGATGCCCCTTTCGAGGAACTTCCGGCCCTTGATGACGGTGCTGCGCCACAGTTCCTGGCGGCGCAGGGGTGGCAGGGAACTGTCATTCTGGTAGCTGTGCCCCGCATTGTAGGCCAGGTGCCAGGCACCGTTGACCCAGTAGTAGGTGGTGGAGGGGGCCAGCGCCACGGTGGTCTCAAAACTTTCCTCGGCATCCATCCACCGGTCCTCGGTGAAAGCGGTGTAGGCGCGCAGATTGTAGAACGTGGCGACCAGCGTGCGCAACCCGCCGAGCGCGACCGCAAAACCCGTCTGGCCGATCTTTTCACGCGCATCCAGGTCCAAAGGCTCCGGCAGCAGCCTGGAGTCCCGCAGTTCCTTCGTCATCGCCAGCTCCAGCGGCGCGCGGACGGCTCCCGCCACCAGCAGGGCCACCATGACGATGAGGATTTTGCGGAGCGGGAGCATGGGCGGATCAGAATTCCTTGTCGGCGAAGATGAACCAGGAACACACGGTATAGAGCACCATGTAGAACAGGCCCAGACCCGCCAGCTTCAGCAGCACCAGCCCGGGCATGACGGCGCCCTCGATGATCGCGTCGATGACGTTGAAGAGCTGGAAATTCGGAATCACCAGTGAAACCAGGCCGGTCGCGACCTTCGCGGCGGCGCTGCCGGAGGTCAGATAGACGTTCATCGCATCCGCCTGGAAGTGACCGATGAAATAGATCAGGATCCCGACGATGGTGGTGAACAACGTGCTGGTGGAAAAGGTGGAGATGAACAGTGCGATGGAGGCGACGATGGCGGAGCGGATGAAAATGGCCAGCACCGCTCCTTGGAGCGACCAGCTCGGCCCATGCTTCAGCACGTCCACCCGCACCGCGTCCAGATACTCCTGCGGATGCCCCCGCTGCTGCGCCCAGGCGATCTCCGCGTCCAGCACCATGCCCGTGCGGATGTGCAGCACCCCGGTCATGACCAGATCCATCGCCAGCAGTGAGATGAAGATGAGTGAAAGCACGCCTAGCAGCTTCCCGGCCAGATAGTCGAACCGGGGCACCGGCTTCGCCAGGATGGTGTAGAGGGTGCGGTCCTCGATGTCCTTTGGGAGCAGCAGCGCGGTGGAGACGATGGCCATCACCACGGAGAACAACGTCATGGTGCCCAGCGACCAGCTTTTCACCAACGGAAGCACGTTGGTGTCCGCCGCCTCCGGGCCGCTGTGCTGCGGCAGGTTGAAGAAATTGCTGGCCAGCGCGATGACGGCGAAGACCGCCAGGAAATAGAACACCTTCATCCGCACCAACTGGGTGAAGGTGTGCATGGCGATGACCCGGATGCGGGCGGCGCGGGACGCGCGCTGCGGCTTCGCGGCCGGCGGGGCGGCCTGGATGGCGGAGGAGGGCGTCATTTGTCGTCGCGGGAAGTTTCCTGGAGGAACAGGCGTTCGAGGGTGGTGCGGGGCTTGCCGGTGCGGACCAGTTTTGCGGAGCCGGAGCGTTCCACCAGCGCGCGGATTTCCCCGATGAGTTCCGCCGGAGCGTCCTGCAGGATGATCTCCGTCTGCTCCTCGATGGCGATGAGATCCTCCAACCGTCCGGCACGGACGATCTTTCCGCGGAAGATCATCCCCACGTGGTCGCAGACCTCCTGCACCTGTTCCAGCAGGTGGGAGCAGAGGAAGACGGTGATGCCCTGTTCCCGCAGCTTGAAAATGAGGTCGCGGATCTGCCGGGAACCCAGCGGGTCCACCCCGGCGGTCGGCTCGTCCAGGATCAGCAGGCGTGGACGCTGCACCATCGCCTGCGCCAGGCCGATGCGCTGGAGCATGCCCTTCGAGTATCCGCCGATCCTGCGGTCCCGCGCCCCCTCCAGGTCCACCAGCGCCAGCAGATGGCCGATGCGGTCCTCCAGTTCCTTCCCTTTCAGCCCGCACAGCTTGCCATAGAAGCGGAGTGTTTCGGCGCCGCTGAGGTGCTTGTAGAAATAGGGGTTCTCCGGCAGGAAGCCCACGTCATGGCGGGAGTCGGTCTTGAGCGAATCTTTGCCGAAGATGGAGCAACTGCCGGATGTTGGCGCCACCAGCCCCAGCAACGCCTTCATGGTGGTGGATTTCCCTGATCCGTTGGGGCCGATGAGGCCATATACCTCGCCAGGCATGATGCGGATGGAGACGCCGTCCACGGCGCGCAGCATCTGGCGGCGGAAGGAGGTCTTGAAATCCTTCACCAGATCACGGATTTCGACGGCGGGCGTGGGGTCGGACATCGGGTGCGGGAAAGATTAGGGACGTCCGGACATCG comes from the Luteolibacter sp. SL250 genome and includes:
- a CDS encoding metallophosphoesterase family protein; its protein translation is MRIAIFGDIHANLEALEAVLEDARAQGTTDYVCMGDIVGYNADPAACLEIVKEMNCPVIKGNHDEDASGEHSLESMNPVAAAALEWTRAQLSEEQRQWLRRLRMVRQVADFTIVHATLDQPANWNYVTNRFDAMSNFSYQFTQLCFHGHTHVPRVYVKSDKVHEVPAESIAIEPNSKYFINVGSVGQPRDGDWRACYAIYDIDHNLVVFRRVEYDIKKTQEKILAAGLPEMLAERLADGR
- a CDS encoding ABC transporter ATP-binding protein; its protein translation is MSDPTPAVEIRDLVKDFKTSFRRQMLRAVDGVSIRIMPGEVYGLIGPNGSGKSTTMKALLGLVAPTSGSCSIFGKDSLKTDSRHDVGFLPENPYFYKHLSGAETLRFYGKLCGLKGKELEDRIGHLLALVDLEGARDRRIGGYSKGMLQRIGLAQAMVQRPRLLILDEPTAGVDPLGSRQIRDLIFKLREQGITVFLCSHLLEQVQEVCDHVGMIFRGKIVRAGRLEDLIAIEEQTEIILQDAPAELIGEIRALVERSGSAKLVRTGKPRTTLERLFLQETSRDDK